The Rickettsiales bacterium genome includes a region encoding these proteins:
- the fabI gene encoding enoyl-ACP reductase FabI has protein sequence MVAELEMVKESEYVDVPQGALMAGKRGLVMGVANDKSLAWGITKYLYAQGAEIGFTYQGEALEKRVRPLAQSVGSDVIIPCDVTDSDSIDDLFSKIESKWGKLDFLVHAIAFSDKNELKGKYVDTSFENFQMSMNISCYSFTALARRASKLMKDGGSMLTLTYYGAEKVVPHYNVMGVAKAALEASVRYLAMDLGTENIRVNAISAGPVKTLAASGIGDFRYILKWNEYNSPLGRNTTINDVGGAALYLLSDLGRGTTGEIMHVDSGYHIVGMKRVDAPDITTV, from the coding sequence ATGGTAGCTGAATTGGAAATGGTAAAAGAATCTGAGTATGTTGATGTGCCGCAAGGCGCGCTGATGGCTGGTAAGCGTGGTCTTGTTATGGGGGTCGCCAATGACAAATCGCTAGCTTGGGGGATCACGAAATATCTGTACGCTCAAGGAGCGGAAATTGGCTTTACTTATCAAGGTGAGGCTCTTGAGAAAAGAGTGCGTCCGTTAGCGCAAAGCGTTGGTTCTGATGTAATAATACCTTGCGACGTTACGGATAGCGACAGTATTGATGATCTTTTTTCTAAGATTGAGAGTAAATGGGGGAAACTAGATTTCCTTGTTCACGCTATAGCTTTTTCCGATAAAAATGAACTTAAAGGAAAGTATGTTGATACTTCTTTTGAGAATTTTCAAATGAGTATGAATATCTCTTGCTACTCTTTTACCGCTCTTGCTAGAAGAGCAAGCAAGCTGATGAAGGATGGCGGTAGTATGCTTACCCTCACTTATTATGGAGCGGAAAAAGTTGTCCCTCATTATAATGTGATGGGAGTGGCAAAAGCCGCTCTTGAGGCTAGTGTACGCTATCTCGCTATGGATCTTGGCACCGAAAATATCAGGGTAAACGCCATTTCCGCTGGTCCAGTTAAAACATTAGCGGCTTCTGGCATTGGTGATTTCCGTTATATTTTGAAATGGAACGAATATAATTCCCCTCTAGGGCGTAACACTACCATAAATGACGTTGGTGGAGCCGCTCTTTATCTTCTATCTGACTTAGGGAGAGGTACGACCGGTGAGATTATGCACGTTGATTCCGGCTATCATATAGTTGGCATGAAGAGAGTGGACGCTCCTGATATAACTACTGTTTAG
- a CDS encoding RT0821/Lpp0805 family surface protein — MNRLTLKIAVVASIIPLVAACQNNGYGGSRGVLQGGNNVNKQDIGTLAGAIGGGVIGHNIGGGAGQTAATIAGTLLGAAIGNSVGSSLDRADIHAYNLASQRALETSPSGQALPWKNSETGTHGAITPSNYYQNSSGQYCREYNQVIIVAGKRQTGYGTACREPDGSWKIVE, encoded by the coding sequence ATGAATAGGTTAACCTTGAAAATAGCGGTGGTGGCAAGTATAATTCCACTTGTCGCAGCGTGCCAAAATAATGGTTATGGCGGAAGTCGTGGTGTTCTACAAGGTGGTAATAACGTAAATAAACAGGATATTGGAACTTTAGCAGGTGCTATAGGTGGCGGTGTTATAGGACACAATATTGGTGGTGGCGCTGGTCAAACCGCAGCTACCATAGCTGGAACTTTACTTGGGGCGGCGATTGGTAACTCTGTAGGTTCATCACTAGATAGAGCGGATATACACGCTTATAATCTGGCTTCACAAAGAGCTCTTGAGACCTCTCCAAGTGGGCAGGCTCTGCCTTGGAAAAACTCTGAGACAGGAACTCATGGGGCTATAACACCTTCTAACTACTACCAAAATTCCAGTGGTCAATATTGTCGTGAGTATAATCAGGTTATTATCGTAGCTGGTAAAAGACAAACTGGTTATGGAACAGCTTGTAGAGAGCCTGATGGTTCATGGAAAATTGTTGAGTAA
- the fliM gene encoding flagellar motor switch protein FliM: MADDEEDKVNDEDAAAEWASMLELEEQKAKDGEGGEEEKAASGEDSEDDEEMARVLNQDEIDSLLGFESHKEGGVSRSDGIFAILDKSMTAYEKLPMMEVVFDRLVRQLSTSLRNFTSENVDINLESMTSIKFDDYLNSIPLPALLVVFRAVEWENFGIITVDSSQIYSMVDILLGGRKSERPVRIEGRPYTTIEQDIIKRMVDVVLADMSAAFEPLSPVTFHFDRLESNPRFATITRPGNPALLVKFHIDMADERGGMLEILLPHSTLEPVRDLLLQMFMGENFGKDTVWEKYLGKEIRGTNVEIEAILKEKNVPMIDVMRLKVGSTILLDCKVDDDVILRCGNIPITSGALGRVGENIAISLNEPIKQKIKDVQL; encoded by the coding sequence ATGGCTGATGATGAAGAAGACAAGGTAAATGATGAAGATGCCGCCGCTGAATGGGCGTCAATGCTTGAGCTTGAGGAGCAGAAAGCGAAAGATGGAGAGGGCGGAGAAGAGGAAAAAGCAGCCTCCGGAGAAGATTCAGAAGATGATGAGGAGATGGCGCGTGTCCTTAACCAAGATGAAATAGATAGTCTTCTTGGTTTTGAATCACACAAAGAAGGTGGGGTTTCGCGTAGTGATGGAATTTTCGCCATTTTAGACAAATCAATGACGGCGTATGAAAAGCTACCTATGATGGAGGTGGTTTTTGATCGTTTAGTACGCCAATTATCAACGTCATTGCGTAATTTTACATCGGAAAATGTTGATATCAATCTTGAGTCAATGACCAGCATAAAATTTGATGATTATCTCAATTCAATACCGCTACCGGCTCTTCTGGTGGTTTTTAGAGCGGTGGAGTGGGAAAATTTTGGAATAATAACTGTTGATAGCTCACAAATCTATTCAATGGTGGATATATTACTCGGTGGCAGAAAATCCGAAAGACCTGTGCGGATTGAGGGCAGACCTTATACTACTATAGAGCAAGATATTATAAAAAGAATGGTAGATGTTGTTCTCGCTGACATGAGCGCGGCGTTTGAGCCTTTATCTCCTGTTACTTTTCATTTTGATCGGCTGGAAAGTAATCCGCGTTTTGCCACCATCACCAGGCCAGGAAATCCAGCCTTACTAGTGAAATTTCACATTGATATGGCAGATGAACGTGGAGGAATGCTAGAGATATTGTTGCCACACTCTACGTTAGAACCTGTACGTGACTTGTTACTGCAAATGTTCATGGGAGAGAATTTTGGTAAGGATACAGTATGGGAAAAATATCTCGGTAAGGAAATACGTGGGACTAATGTTGAGATTGAGGCTATATTAAAAGAAAAAAATGTACCTATGATAGATGTAATGAGACTAAAAGTAGGTAGTACTATTTTATTAGACTGTAAGGTTGATGATGATGTGATACTTCGTTGTGGTAACATACCTATTACATCTGGAGCGTTGGGTAGAGTTGGTGAAAATATAGCTATTTCTCTAAACGAGCCGATTAAACAGAAAATAAAGGATGTGCAGTTATGA
- a CDS encoding DUF6468 domain-containing protein, with protein MTAGLVGIILNLAIIVLLLATISYCWILNKRIRILQDGKSELAKLLKHFDESTTRASDTIITLQSASKKIGENMQSRIDRAGYVIDDLSFMVEKGNNIIEKMEANLAVDRARGNIVPERFNKEYNDEDSKERRDYKNQDFSDEYDVADDGDTISKKAIKIIDKISARDKTAASLEAVLGRRSNENRRSSDESVKNKIKRKAKTSSRTRAEKELLDMIRSGIKG; from the coding sequence ATGACAGCGGGTCTGGTTGGCATAATTCTAAATCTTGCCATTATAGTTTTGTTACTTGCCACGATAAGCTATTGTTGGATACTTAATAAAAGAATAAGGATTCTTCAGGATGGTAAAAGTGAGCTGGCAAAGTTACTTAAACATTTTGATGAATCAACCACCAGAGCTTCCGATACTATAATTACCTTACAGTCAGCCAGCAAAAAGATAGGTGAGAATATGCAAAGCAGGATTGATAGGGCTGGTTATGTAATTGATGATCTTTCATTCATGGTTGAGAAAGGAAATAACATTATTGAGAAGATGGAAGCTAACTTAGCTGTTGATCGTGCTCGCGGCAATATAGTCCCTGAGCGCTTTAACAAAGAATATAACGATGAGGACAGTAAAGAGCGTAGAGATTATAAAAATCAAGATTTTTCTGATGAGTATGATGTTGCTGATGACGGTGATACAATTAGCAAGAAAGCCATTAAGATAATAGACAAAATATCAGCGAGAGATAAAACAGCGGCCTCTTTAGAAGCTGTGTTGGGCAGACGCTCAAACGAAAACAGAAGATCCTCTGATGAATCTGTAAAGAATAAAATTAAACGTAAAGCAAAAACCTCTTCTAGAACAAGAGCTGAGAAAGAGTTGTTAGATATGATAAGATCTGGGATAAAAGGGTAA
- a CDS encoding phosphomannomutase/phosphoglucomutase: MNKVLKNNDNHIFASGIFREYDIRGIVGETLSADDAYHIARAFAAKVVSVFGNGKNNICVGRDGRVSSKQMHDAVCAGLTDSGVDVIDIGLVPTPALYYAAHTQKSSGGIMITGSHNPPSHNGFKFVFNNQAFYGKDIAELRTIAESGELVDGSGSVTINNIMDEYIDTLISAYDGSDNMKVAWDSGNGATGEAVLELCKKLPSEHLTLNTEIDGTFPVHHPDPTVPENLEQIIAEVRSKSLDVGIAFDGDGDRIGVVDDEGEIIWGDQLLMIYAEDLLKEKQGATIIADVKASGALFDEVARLGGNPLMWKTGHSLIKSKMKETGAPLAGEMSGHIFFADKYYGFDDALYAAVRLLGILSRNKRKLSDIRKSLPKRINTPEIRFACDDSRKFTVIEEVKKRLIQEVADFSDVDGVRVNTPDGWWLLRASNTQAMLVARCEAEDEDGLIRLQDELKAQLAKSDVVMG; this comes from the coding sequence ATGAATAAAGTTCTAAAAAATAATGATAATCACATTTTCGCAAGCGGTATATTTCGTGAATATGATATTAGAGGAATTGTCGGCGAGACCTTATCAGCGGACGACGCTTATCATATAGCAAGAGCGTTTGCCGCGAAAGTGGTGAGTGTTTTTGGTAATGGTAAAAATAATATATGTGTCGGGCGTGATGGTAGGGTAAGCTCTAAACAGATGCACGACGCGGTATGTGCCGGTCTTACTGATAGTGGGGTTGATGTTATTGATATAGGACTTGTACCAACTCCTGCCCTATATTACGCCGCCCATACACAGAAATCTTCTGGCGGCATAATGATTACCGGTTCGCACAATCCACCGAGCCATAATGGCTTTAAGTTTGTTTTTAACAATCAAGCATTTTATGGCAAAGATATAGCTGAGCTTAGAACTATAGCTGAGTCAGGAGAATTGGTAGATGGAAGCGGCAGCGTTACCATTAATAACATAATGGATGAGTATATAGATACTCTTATTTCCGCTTATGACGGCTCTGATAATATGAAAGTGGCATGGGACTCTGGAAACGGCGCGACAGGTGAGGCGGTGTTAGAGCTTTGTAAAAAACTTCCAAGTGAGCATTTAACGCTAAACACAGAGATTGACGGAACATTTCCGGTACATCATCCAGACCCAACAGTACCGGAAAATCTTGAGCAGATTATAGCGGAGGTACGCTCTAAAAGCTTAGATGTTGGCATCGCTTTTGATGGCGATGGTGACCGTATCGGTGTCGTTGATGATGAGGGAGAGATAATCTGGGGCGATCAGTTGCTTATGATTTACGCTGAGGATTTGTTAAAAGAAAAACAAGGAGCGACTATAATAGCTGACGTAAAAGCAAGCGGGGCGTTGTTTGATGAGGTGGCAAGGCTTGGTGGTAATCCACTTATGTGGAAAACCGGTCATTCACTAATAAAATCAAAGATGAAGGAAACCGGCGCGCCTCTTGCTGGTGAGATGAGCGGGCATATATTTTTCGCCGACAAATATTATGGGTTTGATGACGCTTTATACGCCGCTGTCCGCCTGCTTGGTATATTATCCAGAAATAAGCGTAAGCTCTCGGATATTCGCAAATCGCTACCAAAAAGAATTAATACACCAGAAATACGTTTCGCTTGTGATGATAGCCGTAAATTTACCGTGATTGAGGAAGTGAAGAAAAGGCTGATACAGGAAGTAGCTGATTTTAGCGATGTTGATGGGGTAAGGGTAAATACTCCCGATGGCTGGTGGCTGCTTAGGGCTTCTAACACGCAAGCCATGCTGGTCGCCCGCTGTGAGGCGGAAGATGAGGATGGTCTTATAAGACTTCAGGATGAGCTAAAAGCCCAACTCGCCAAAAGCGATGTGGTGATGGGATAG
- a CDS encoding aspartate/glutamate racemase family protein, whose product MKTIGLIGGMSWESTAIYYRLINEEIKLRLGGLHSAQLLLWSFDFDEIASLQSVGDWDGATKRMVEAAINLKNGGAETLVICTNTMHKMAAEVERSSGLPVLHIADATARAIKLKQIDKVGLLATNFTMEQDFYKGRLNEYHNISTIIPDKNGRAIVHNVIYDELCKGITRDASKEKFLNIIKQIVKNGAQGILLGCTEIGMLVKQEDVSVPVFDTTILHANYAVQFALND is encoded by the coding sequence GTGAAAACAATTGGTTTAATAGGTGGTATGAGTTGGGAGTCTACAGCGATTTACTACCGGCTTATTAATGAAGAAATCAAACTTAGACTTGGTGGGTTACATTCCGCACAACTTTTGTTGTGGTCATTTGATTTTGATGAAATTGCATCTCTACAAAGCGTTGGTGATTGGGATGGGGCGACGAAACGCATGGTGGAAGCAGCTATTAATCTTAAGAATGGTGGTGCTGAGACATTAGTTATATGTACCAATACCATGCATAAAATGGCTGCTGAAGTTGAAAGAAGTTCTGGATTGCCAGTGCTGCACATCGCTGATGCGACCGCTAGGGCAATAAAACTAAAACAAATTGATAAGGTTGGATTACTTGCAACAAATTTTACTATGGAGCAGGATTTTTATAAAGGACGTTTGAATGAATATCATAATATAAGCACAATAATTCCAGATAAGAATGGACGTGCCATAGTTCATAATGTTATTTACGATGAGCTTTGCAAAGGCATAACTAGGGACGCATCCAAAGAAAAGTTCTTAAATATTATCAAGCAGATCGTCAAAAATGGAGCGCAAGGAATTTTATTAGGTTGCACTGAGATTGGAATGTTAGTCAAACAAGAAGATGTAAGCGTGCCAGTTTTTGATACCACTATATTACATGCTAATTATGCTGTTCAGTTTGCGCTAAACGATTGA
- a CDS encoding type II toxin-antitoxin system RelE/ParE family toxin, translating into MAKFIVADEVRGDLDTIWFYIAQDNPDTADKVENEITRSFYLLAENPMTGHTREDLTSRNVQFWSIYSYLIIYDATTKPISIVRVLSSFRDIAAIL; encoded by the coding sequence ATGGCTAAATTTATTGTTGCCGACGAAGTCAGGGGCGATCTTGATACGATCTGGTTCTACATTGCGCAAGATAATCCTGATACCGCCGATAAAGTAGAAAATGAAATTACTCGCTCCTTCTATCTGCTTGCCGAAAATCCGATGACAGGTCATACACGCGAGGATTTAACCTCACGCAATGTGCAGTTCTGGAGCATCTATTCCTATCTTATCATCTATGATGCGACCACAAAACCCATTTCTATTGTACGTGTGCTAAGCAGTTTCCGTGATATTGCCGCTATCCTTTAA
- a CDS encoding type II toxin-antitoxin system ParD family antitoxin, translating into MNVSLTPELEQYIDAKVKSGFYHSASEVVREGLRLLEEQDAVRKKRLDMLNLEIDKGLASLKAGNVINDVEMKEHIENRRKKFRDQHG; encoded by the coding sequence ATGAATGTTTCTCTTACACCAGAGCTTGAACAATATATTGATGCTAAAGTAAAAAGCGGTTTTTATCATTCTGCGAGCGAGGTAGTTCGCGAAGGGCTGCGCTTGCTGGAAGAGCAGGACGCTGTTAGGAAAAAGCGCCTTGATATGCTCAATCTTGAAATCGACAAGGGATTAGCATCCCTTAAAGCAGGTAACGTCATCAATGATGTTGAAATGAAAGAACATATAGAGAATCGTCGCAAAAAATTCAGAGATCAGCATGGCTAA